A window from Mycolicibacterium tokaiense encodes these proteins:
- a CDS encoding GGDEF domain-containing protein: MAGTEVRWWQRPDHYDWYTAYLKDRGLQEQWRAAIVAFTCLLAGVPLILITSPTGPDHRQTVAVSLIATGLGALASVVWLRRWPTRRDSMLYCMIASVSTALACLAQSAPYATVMGCTAFAIIGGFIAHFHAPALVAGNVALALTCAGIGAYRLVSATGDLALAGSGLLIVGALNIGVPFGIHSLSHALRTDLRRAGHDPLTGLLNRRAFHHAVHELLMAEHTGLDTHLVVALIDLDDFKRLNDTRGHAVGDQALIAVADAIRANSGARAVVGRLGGEEFVVARTAPDTHPSDWAEGLRRGIADVPYQVTASIGTAGARLADLITSDLVDILIHTADAAMYDAKRAGGNRVMHRSGPARGESNPVRPG, translated from the coding sequence GTGGCCGGGACCGAAGTGCGCTGGTGGCAGCGTCCCGACCACTACGACTGGTACACCGCCTACCTCAAAGACCGTGGCCTGCAAGAGCAGTGGCGTGCGGCCATCGTCGCATTCACCTGTCTGCTGGCCGGCGTCCCGCTGATCTTGATCACCAGCCCCACCGGTCCCGACCATCGTCAGACCGTCGCCGTGTCGTTGATCGCGACGGGCCTCGGAGCGCTGGCCTCGGTGGTGTGGCTGCGGCGCTGGCCCACGCGCCGAGATTCGATGCTCTATTGCATGATCGCCTCGGTCTCCACCGCGCTGGCGTGCCTGGCGCAGTCGGCTCCCTACGCCACCGTGATGGGCTGCACGGCGTTCGCGATCATCGGTGGCTTCATCGCGCACTTCCACGCGCCGGCCCTGGTGGCGGGCAACGTTGCCCTCGCGCTGACCTGTGCCGGGATCGGCGCCTACCGGCTGGTGTCCGCCACCGGCGACCTGGCGCTGGCCGGGTCGGGTCTGCTCATCGTGGGGGCCCTGAACATCGGCGTCCCCTTCGGCATCCACTCGCTGTCCCACGCCCTGCGGACAGACCTGCGCAGGGCAGGTCACGACCCGCTGACCGGGCTGCTCAATCGCCGGGCGTTCCACCACGCCGTGCACGAGCTGCTGATGGCCGAGCACACCGGTCTGGACACACACCTGGTGGTGGCCTTGATCGACCTGGACGACTTCAAACGTCTCAACGACACCCGCGGGCACGCCGTCGGGGACCAGGCGCTGATCGCGGTCGCCGATGCGATCCGGGCGAACAGTGGCGCACGCGCGGTTGTCGGGCGGCTGGGCGGGGAGGAGTTCGTCGTGGCCCGGACCGCGCCGGACACCCATCCCTCGGACTGGGCGGAGGGCTTGCGACGTGGCATCGCCGACGTGCCGTATCAGGTGACCGCGAGCATCGGCACCGCAGGCGCACGGCTGGCGGACCTGATCACCTCAGACCTCGTGGACATACTGATCCACACCGCGGACGCGGCGATGTACGACGCGAAACGGGCGGGCGGCAACCGGGTGATGCACCGGAGCGGCCCGGCGCGCGGCGAGTCGAACCCTGTCCGTCCGGGTTAG
- a CDS encoding FAD-binding oxidoreductase has protein sequence MGLEDREALAVLQAAVDPLTAADTVVGRFYTTWFAIDPSVRDMFPPDMTTQRAVFTRALNWLLGEFVAQRAEEPVAFLAQLGRDHRKYGVAPRHYESLAHALYATLRHEVGAAWTPAVEDAARHAINLMGGVMSGAAAAEEGPAWWEGTVVEHNRVSRDLAVVRLYLDRPMDYHPGQYVNVEVPQWPRRWRYLSPAIPAQPDGGIEFHVRTVSGGMVSTAVVEETRPGDRWKMSSPHGALEVDRDAGDVLMVAGSTGLAPLRAIIMDLCRFGVNPRVHLFFGARYPCELYDLKTLWEIASTNPWLSVTPVSEYAGDPPWASDYPDPQPPRGLHVRQTGLLPDVVTRYGGWGDRQILIAGGPAMVTRARAALIAKGAPAERIQQDPING, from the coding sequence GTGGGCCTGGAAGATCGAGAAGCACTCGCCGTGCTACAGGCCGCCGTCGATCCCCTGACCGCGGCCGACACCGTGGTCGGACGCTTCTACACCACCTGGTTCGCGATCGACCCGTCGGTGCGCGACATGTTCCCGCCCGACATGACCACCCAGCGTGCGGTCTTCACCCGCGCCCTGAACTGGCTGCTCGGTGAGTTCGTCGCCCAGCGGGCCGAGGAACCGGTGGCGTTCCTGGCCCAACTCGGTCGCGACCATCGCAAGTACGGGGTGGCGCCCCGTCACTACGAGTCGCTGGCCCACGCGCTCTACGCCACGTTGCGTCACGAGGTGGGGGCAGCCTGGACCCCTGCGGTCGAGGATGCCGCCCGACACGCCATCAACCTGATGGGCGGGGTGATGAGCGGTGCGGCGGCCGCCGAGGAGGGCCCGGCCTGGTGGGAGGGCACCGTGGTGGAGCACAATCGCGTCTCCCGCGACCTCGCTGTGGTGCGGCTCTACCTGGACCGGCCCATGGATTACCACCCGGGCCAATACGTGAATGTGGAAGTGCCGCAATGGCCTCGACGCTGGCGCTACCTGTCGCCGGCCATTCCCGCGCAGCCGGACGGGGGCATCGAGTTCCACGTGCGAACGGTCTCGGGGGGCATGGTCAGCACCGCCGTGGTGGAAGAGACCCGTCCGGGTGACCGGTGGAAGATGTCCAGTCCGCACGGCGCCCTCGAGGTGGATCGCGACGCCGGTGATGTGCTCATGGTGGCGGGCAGCACCGGGCTGGCTCCGCTGCGGGCCATCATCATGGATCTGTGCCGCTTCGGCGTGAATCCACGGGTGCACCTGTTCTTCGGCGCCCGTTACCCGTGCGAGTTGTACGACCTCAAGACGTTGTGGGAGATCGCGTCGACGAACCCGTGGTTGTCGGTCACCCCGGTCTCGGAGTACGCGGGCGATCCGCCGTGGGCCTCGGACTACCCGGATCCCCAGCCACCGCGCGGGCTGCACGTGCGACAGACCGGTCTGTTGCCCGACGTCGTGACGCGCTACGGCGGTTGGGGTGACCGGCAGATACTGATCGCCGGCGGACCCGCCATGGTGACCCGCGCGCGTGCCGCGTTGATCGCCAAAGGCGCTCCGGCCGAGCGCATTCAGCAGGATCCCATCAACGGATAG
- a CDS encoding aldose 1-epimerase, with the protein MDIVTLQDGPVIARFVPHAGMIGISLSDDGTELLGQRRGLDTYISAGKTMGLPLLHPWANRLSVNNFEPDAAGVRTDPNGLPIHGLLAAHPDWEVVSQSAQTLVAHFDFAAHPELLASFPYPHLLEIAVTLSGRTLTLRTTVTATGGTAVPLCFGFHPYLQIPGVPRGQWWVETPALRHLPVDERGLPTGESTTAPAAREVLGDRAFDDGYDQVPHGAVFAVSAGDRRIQVQFLEGYPAAQIFAPPAEDVICFEPMAAPTDALTRGDYRTAAPGNPAVASFSITV; encoded by the coding sequence GTGGACATCGTGACTCTACAAGACGGACCCGTGATCGCGCGCTTTGTTCCCCACGCGGGCATGATCGGCATCTCGCTCAGCGACGACGGTACCGAACTGCTCGGTCAACGCCGCGGCCTGGACACCTACATCTCGGCGGGGAAGACAATGGGCCTGCCGCTGCTCCATCCCTGGGCGAACAGGTTGAGCGTCAACAATTTCGAGCCGGACGCTGCGGGTGTGCGCACCGATCCCAACGGTCTGCCCATCCACGGGCTGCTGGCCGCGCACCCGGACTGGGAGGTGGTGTCGCAGTCCGCGCAGACGCTGGTGGCCCACTTCGACTTCGCCGCGCACCCCGAGCTGCTGGCCAGCTTTCCGTATCCGCATCTGCTCGAGATCGCCGTCACGCTGTCGGGACGCACCCTGACGCTGCGCACCACCGTCACCGCCACCGGCGGCACTGCGGTGCCGTTGTGCTTCGGCTTCCATCCGTACCTGCAGATCCCGGGCGTTCCCCGCGGGCAGTGGTGGGTCGAGACGCCTGCCCTGCGCCATCTCCCGGTTGATGAGCGTGGTCTGCCCACCGGGGAGTCCACCACAGCGCCGGCAGCGCGGGAAGTGCTGGGTGACAGGGCTTTCGACGACGGTTATGACCAGGTGCCCCACGGCGCTGTGTTCGCGGTGTCCGCCGGCGACCGGCGTATCCAGGTGCAGTTCCTGGAGGGGTATCCGGCCGCCCAGATCTTCGCCCCGCCGGCCGAGGACGTGATCTGTTTCGAGCCGATGGCCGCGCCCACCGACGCCTTGACCCGGGGCGACTACCGGACTGCTGCCCCCGGCAACCCGGCGGTGGCCTCGTTCTCCATCACCGTGTAG
- a CDS encoding substrate-binding domain-containing protein, producing MDADVDIALVVPRTGSAGIYGPSCEASAELAIADLNATTGLFGRQVRLRVVDGSRAPDVVAGDIARLIDRGLVDAVTGWHISPVRQAIARVTANRVPYVYGPLYEGGERTPGLFLTGETPSRQLLPAMDWMHTQYGIDRWVLIGNDYIWPRQTGAAARLHARAAGRPLLDEIYVPLGTQDFGEAIRQVEQTGAAGVVLLLVGGDGVAFNRQFAATGLDATVPRLSPHVEENMLLASGSESTAGLFAAAGYFEALNTTASLDFAAHYYGHFGPAAPALNSIGESCYEALTLLIMLAGRAGSLGIAELTSAAQNLTYVSPRGEVTMRGNQLTQDIYLAEAVGLDFEIRDRISAA from the coding sequence ATGGACGCAGACGTCGACATCGCGCTGGTGGTCCCGCGCACCGGTTCGGCCGGGATCTACGGCCCGTCGTGTGAGGCCTCCGCGGAACTGGCCATCGCCGATCTGAACGCCACCACCGGTCTGTTCGGCAGGCAGGTGCGCCTGCGGGTGGTTGACGGAAGCCGGGCCCCGGACGTGGTGGCAGGCGACATCGCGCGGCTCATCGACCGGGGCCTGGTCGACGCCGTGACCGGCTGGCACATCTCTCCGGTGCGGCAGGCAATCGCCCGGGTGACCGCCAACCGGGTGCCCTATGTGTACGGCCCCCTCTACGAGGGGGGAGAACGCACGCCCGGGCTGTTCCTCACCGGGGAAACGCCGTCCCGCCAGCTGTTACCGGCCATGGACTGGATGCACACCCAGTACGGCATCGACCGGTGGGTGCTGATCGGCAACGATTACATCTGGCCCCGGCAGACGGGGGCGGCCGCGCGGCTGCACGCCCGCGCCGCGGGTAGGCCCCTGCTTGATGAGATCTACGTGCCCCTGGGCACCCAGGATTTCGGTGAAGCCATCAGGCAGGTCGAGCAGACCGGGGCGGCCGGGGTGGTGCTGCTGCTGGTGGGCGGCGACGGGGTGGCGTTCAATCGCCAATTCGCGGCCACGGGGTTGGACGCCACGGTGCCGCGCCTGAGCCCCCACGTGGAGGAGAACATGCTGCTGGCCAGCGGAAGTGAGAGCACCGCAGGACTCTTTGCCGCAGCGGGCTATTTCGAAGCGCTGAACACCACAGCGAGCCTGGACTTCGCCGCACACTACTACGGTCACTTCGGTCCGGCGGCGCCGGCGTTGAACAGTATCGGCGAATCCTGCTACGAGGCGCTGACCCTGCTGATCATGCTCGCCGGGCGCGCCGGCTCCCTGGGCATCGCCGAGTTGACCAGTGCGGCGCAGAACCTGACCTACGTCAGCCCGCGCGGTGAGGTGACCATGCGGGGCAACCAGCTGACCCAGGACATCTATCTGGCCGAGGCGGTAGGCCTGGATTTCGAGATACGGGACCGGATCTCGGCTGCCTAG
- a CDS encoding MarR family winged helix-turn-helix transcriptional regulator, whose protein sequence is MAISTSIESVSEVFFRAGRWWTDALSQGLLDSEVATIEGWRVLGALRGGDGFTMTEMSTAMGIPPPTLTRIVDKLVDGGFVLRRVDATDRRRVLIYLSARGKAKIRKLAKQEAAMKAALIEEFGEDTAVHLIRTLARASELPIPGR, encoded by the coding sequence GTGGCGATCTCGACCAGTATCGAGAGCGTGTCCGAGGTCTTCTTCCGGGCCGGCCGGTGGTGGACGGACGCGCTGTCGCAGGGACTGCTCGACAGCGAAGTGGCCACCATCGAGGGATGGCGTGTTCTCGGTGCGCTGCGCGGGGGTGACGGGTTCACCATGACGGAGATGTCCACCGCCATGGGAATTCCCCCGCCCACCCTGACGCGCATCGTCGACAAACTGGTGGACGGCGGATTCGTCCTCCGCCGCGTGGACGCGACCGATCGCAGGCGGGTGCTGATCTACCTGTCGGCCAGGGGCAAGGCCAAGATCCGCAAGCTGGCCAAGCAGGAGGCCGCCATGAAGGCCGCGCTCATCGAGGAGTTCGGCGAGGACACCGCAGTCCATCTGATCCGCACGCTGGCGCGGGCGAGCGAGCTGCCGATTCCGGGTCGTTGA